The nucleotide sequence AAATGATGCACCAGACTGCAACCCCAGTAATCGGTAACACTCGGCAAGTTTCATTGAATCCCTGAGAGCAACAATGGCAAAATAATCTAGCATTTTGCCATTGTCATCCTAATTTCGTAAGGGGTCTAGCTTACTTTCTCGATCACGCTGTCAATCAAGCCATAGTTTTTAGCTTCTTCCGCCGACATGAAATAGTCCCGATCTGTGTCCTTTTCAATTTTTTCCAGCGGTTGCCCGGTGCGCTCTGCTAGAATTTCGTTTAACTGGCGTCGAATCCGCAAAATTTCCCTGGCTTCAATTTCAATATCGGTTGCCTGCCCCCGCGTTCCCCCCAGGGGCTGGTGGATCATAATGCGAGCGTGGGGAAGTGCCAGCCGTTTACCCTTGCTTCCAGCGGCCAGCAGGAAAGCTCCCATCGAGGCCGCCAGTCCCACACAGATGGTGACCACTTCAGATTTAATGTGCTGCATGGTGTCATAAATTGCCATGCCAGCCGTGACTGACCCGCCTGGGGAATTGATATAGAGATAGATGGGCTTTGAGGGATCTTCAGAATCCAGATAAAGCAGGTAGGCGACGATCGCATTGGCAATGCCATCATCTACTTCTTCAGATAGAAAAATAATCCGTTCCCGAAATAATCGCTCATAAATGCTGATCCAATCCTCAACCGGATTGCCAGGAAGGCGATAGGGAACACTGGGAATACCGATCGGCATAGGGAAACTCCATGAAAAGTGGATAGAGGAAAGGGGGAGGGAGGGATGAGGAGGGAGGAGCTGCTGCTGCTCACTGCTCACTTCTCACCTCTCACTCTTAACCTGCGATCGCTGCCACAGGTTGAGGCAGATGCTTCGAACTCTCTAAAACATGGTCAATCAGCCCGTAGTCCTTCGCCTGATGGGGAGTCATATAGAACATCCGATCCATATCTTTGGCGATTTTTTCCCTCGGTTGACCCGTATTGCGAGACAGAATATCTAGAACCAGTGCCTGCTTTGACAAAACTTCTCCAGCATCGATCTGAATATCTGTTGCCTGTCCCCGGGTGCCTGTGCGGGCATGGGTTAGCGCAATCATTGAATGGGGCAGACTGCCTCGTTTACCTCGGGTGCCTGAGGACAACAGCAGCGCTGCCATGCCGATCGCCTGCCCCAGACAGATCGTAACAATGTCTGACTTGACGTGCTGCATTGTATCGTAGATAGCCAGAGTCGCAATCACGGACATCATACCTGCCGACTCATTTGTCATGCCAGTGGCAACCGGGTCCCCATAGGAGTTGATGTAAATATAAATGGGTTTGGTCTGGTCATCCGAATCAAGGTACAGCAGCGCTGAAACCAGGGAATTCGCCAATCCTGTGGTTACTGGCTGATTGAGGAAGATAATCCGTTCCTGACTGAGTCGGGTATAAATGCTTACCCACTGCCAGTAAGGGCTGCCAGGGACATTGTACGGAACAAGCAGGTTTTCATCCATAGGTCAAGATGCGAAAAAATAATTTACGCCACACCAGCGGGTAAAGGCTTTGGCAGATCCTTCACGCTTTCCAGGACGCGATCAATCAATCCGTAGTCTTTAGCCTGTTCAGGGGTCAAATAGAACATGCGATCGGTATCCTTCGCAATCTTTTCAGGAGGCTGCCCTGTATTTTTGGACAAAATATCCAGCATGGCTGCCTTGTTGGCCAGTACTTCCTTAGCACGAATCTGGATATCCGTTGCCTGACTGCGTCCCATTCCCATGCGTGGCTGGTTCAACACGATGGTGGCATGGGGCAGGCTGGCGCGAAAGCCTTTGGTGCCAGCAGACAGAATCATGGCAGCCGTTCCCATTGCCTGACCAATGCAAATGGTATGGACAGGGGGTTTGACGTAGTTAATCGTGTCGCAGATGGCAAAGGCTTCCGTCTCCTGCCCGATCGCATCCCCGGTATACCAGGAAGTGCCTGTCGAATTGATGTAGAAGAAGATTGGCTTCTCTGGATCGGAAAATTGCAGGTATAGCAACTGAGCAATGATGAGCTTGGTCACGTCAACCCCAAGTTGACGTTTGAAATCATCAGACGACACCAGGGGCAACCCCAAGTAGATGATCCGCTCTTTTAATAACAATGAGGGCAGATCTGGGGGAGGACGACGGTAATAAGCATCACCGTAGTATTGAGATTGCATAGCTTGGATAGAACTCATAGCAGGGGTCACCTGAAACCTGTTGCCTAATTTTCTGTAGCGGAAAACGCTATTTATCCATACTAGCGTGACAGTTGATCGGGTGTTGAAGAAGTGCCGCATCGGGGCAGCAACGAGCTGGCAGCAAAAAATGTAAAATTATGTAAATATTTGAGATAGGAGCTATCAGGAAACGATTAGATTTGCCGCTATAGGACGAATTTGGTGTGATTGAATGCTTCACGTTCCGATGGGTCAAGGGGTTTAACGGTTACTTACTGCACTCAGGGCTGTCTCATGGCTTCTCCTTTTAATTCGGCTTTTCATAATTCTGCTTTCAACAACGAGTCGCTGTTTCCCCGCTCATGTTCACTGGATCTGAGCAATGTTGACCGCAGTGATCCTGAGTTAATGCAGGCGCTGGTAGAGAACCAGACGCTCAAGGAGCAAATCGCCAGCCAGACTCAGTTTATGCATTTGCTGACCCATCAACTGGCAACGCCGTTGACTTCCTTGAGTGGCTCCGTCGATCTTTTGACTGAACCTGCCCTCGATACCGAGCATCGACAGGAATTTTTGAACTTAGTCAGGCAGCAGGTCAGTCGGTTGCAGGATTTGCTGGCAGACCTGACGGCGATTCGGAGCCTTGAAACGGGGGCACTGGAAACCCATGCCTCTGGTTTTAGCCTGGTCAGCCTGGTGGAGGAGGTTATTGATTCGTTTCATCCCTATCCGATCTCAGGTGATGTGGGGGCTGACCTGCCGCTGGTGTGGGGCGATCGCTGGCAGGTTTCTCAAGTTCTGGTGAATCTGTTGTCGAATGCGATTAAGTATTCACCCGACGGCAGCCCGGTGGAAGTGGGTGCCCATCTGCTGTCCTCCGGATGGATGGAAATTTGGGTAAAAGATTACGGTCTTGGCATTCCTGAAGCAGACCGGCCCTATCTATTTGAGCGGTTCTATCGGGTCAGACATTGCGATCGCCACCACATCCAGGGCACTGGACTGGGGCTTTCTCTTTGTAAGCTGCTGGTCGAAAACCAGGGTGGACAAATGGATTTTGAATCTGTGCATGGCAAGGGAAGCCGATTTTACTTCACGTTACCCACTGCCCAGGGGTCAAATCGATAAGGAATGAGGATTTAATAACATCTAAATATCGCAGGGCGCATCAGGCTCCCTGTAGGATTAACGTGTGCTCATAGCCCCGTTCATAGCCTCGTTACCAGGCAGAGCTTCACCAGGGGCATTTCGCAGGCATAGCCTGGAAACAATAACGTCATGTGCAACCTGGAAGCCAGGATCCCCGGTGTCTTGTGAACTTCAATCGAATTGACTGGCTAATCTCCCCAGA is from Leptothermofonsia sichuanensis E412 and encodes:
- a CDS encoding ATP-dependent Clp protease proteolytic subunit, which translates into the protein MPIGIPSVPYRLPGNPVEDWISIYERLFRERIIFLSEEVDDGIANAIVAYLLYLDSEDPSKPIYLYINSPGGSVTAGMAIYDTMQHIKSEVVTICVGLAASMGAFLLAAGSKGKRLALPHARIMIHQPLGGTRGQATDIEIEAREILRIRRQLNEILAERTGQPLEKIEKDTDRDYFMSAEEAKNYGLIDSVIEKVS
- a CDS encoding ATP-dependent Clp protease proteolytic subunit, which translates into the protein MDENLLVPYNVPGSPYWQWVSIYTRLSQERIIFLNQPVTTGLANSLVSALLYLDSDDQTKPIYIYINSYGDPVATGMTNESAGMMSVIATLAIYDTMQHVKSDIVTICLGQAIGMAALLLSSGTRGKRGSLPHSMIALTHARTGTRGQATDIQIDAGEVLSKQALVLDILSRNTGQPREKIAKDMDRMFYMTPHQAKDYGLIDHVLESSKHLPQPVAAIAG
- a CDS encoding ATP-dependent Clp protease proteolytic subunit, coding for MSSIQAMQSQYYGDAYYRRPPPDLPSLLLKERIIYLGLPLVSSDDFKRQLGVDVTKLIIAQLLYLQFSDPEKPIFFYINSTGTSWYTGDAIGQETEAFAICDTINYVKPPVHTICIGQAMGTAAMILSAGTKGFRASLPHATIVLNQPRMGMGRSQATDIQIRAKEVLANKAAMLDILSKNTGQPPEKIAKDTDRMFYLTPEQAKDYGLIDRVLESVKDLPKPLPAGVA
- a CDS encoding sensor histidine kinase, which codes for MASPFNSAFHNSAFNNESLFPRSCSLDLSNVDRSDPELMQALVENQTLKEQIASQTQFMHLLTHQLATPLTSLSGSVDLLTEPALDTEHRQEFLNLVRQQVSRLQDLLADLTAIRSLETGALETHASGFSLVSLVEEVIDSFHPYPISGDVGADLPLVWGDRWQVSQVLVNLLSNAIKYSPDGSPVEVGAHLLSSGWMEIWVKDYGLGIPEADRPYLFERFYRVRHCDRHHIQGTGLGLSLCKLLVENQGGQMDFESVHGKGSRFYFTLPTAQGSNR